The Methanosarcina acetivorans C2A genome includes the window AGAGACAACAGTCGTCCTGACAGGAAGAAGGGCTCCAGGAAAACTGATCGAAAGAGCGGACCTTGTTACTGAAATGAAGTTTGTGAAGCATCCATTTGAGAAAAACGTTCCTGCAAGGAAAGGGATTGAATATTAATTTCCGGACCAATTTCTAAAAAATTTTAAAATTCATTGTCTATGTGTTTTCCGTTTGTGTATATTTTTCTGTGTATATATTCAAAAATGATGTGAGAAAATGGCTGTACAGGAGAACTTATTGTTAGGAGCTAAGGCTTCAAAGAATGCTACTCTTACTCTGGTTTTTCTTTCAATTTTAAAAGGCGTCGTCGGCTTTTATTCCGGAAGCGCATCTCTGATCGCAGATGCTATCCACACGTCCCTGGATATTTTCACATCACTTGCTGTCTGGATAGGGCTCAAGCTCAGCATGAGGGGCAGTGAAGAAAAATTCCCCTATGGCTACTACAAAGCAGACAACCTTGTTTCACTTTTTGTTTCTATTATAATCCTCTTTTCCGGAGTCGAACTTGTACGTGAGGCGCTGCTGAACATCGCAAGTCCTGTTGAGATTAAACTGCAGGGAATCGCACTTGGTACAGCTGTATTTTCAGTAATAGCAATGTATGCACTATCTCAATACAAATTCAAAGTCGGCAAACAGATAGATTCTCAGGCTTTGATTGCCGATGCCCTCCACTCCTATACAGACGTTTTCAGTTCCCTGATAGTTGCTATTACAATTATCGGTTCACTCTTAGGCGTGTTATGGCTCGATAGTGCCGGAGTACTGGTCATCTCTTTAATGATATTCAAGCTTGGAATCGGTATGGCAAAGGACTCAATACTGACACTGATGGACGCATGGCTGGATAAAGATTCGATTGAAAGAATCAGGCAGAATGTGGGTAGTATTCAGGGCGTGAAAACTGTTGATGAAATCAGACTTCGAAAATCCGGTCTTGTAGTATTCGGGGAAATCGAGATCGAAATAGAGGGCGATGCCAGCCTTAAAAGAGTAGAAATGCTTTTCGAGGAAATAGAAAAGACGGTGAAAAACGAGGTAAAGAACCTGGAACATCTGGTTGTCAATGTAAAGCCCGAAAAGATATCGGTAATGAAGATTGCAGTTCCTGTCCTGATGCAGGAAGGTTTGCATTCAAAAGTCTCCCGGCATTTTAGCAAAGCTCCTTATTTTATTTTTATCGAACTTGAAAATAATGATATAATAAGCTGGGATGTCAGTGAGAACCCTGCCGCAGGCCTGGAGAAGAAAAAAGGTCTTAAAGCGGCAGAATTTCTGAAGGATCAGGGTGTCAATGTTTTGATCGCGGGTGAAATCGGAGAAGCCCCTTTCCACACTCTCCGCGATAATTTTGTAAAGCTGCTCCAGATGCCGGAAGAAATTGAAGATGTTGAACAAGTTGTGAAGAAGGTTTCGGAATTGAATACGCTTACAGCCCCTACGGAATAAAATAACCCCAGGGTTAGTAAATTCTTCAGAATAATAAATATGGATACTTTTTCTCTTCCATTCCGACCACCTGCACTCTTCATGCCCTTCAAAAATAGAAACATAAGACTGTTTGTTACTGGGAAAGCGTGAAGCAGCTGAGAAGTTCATGTATATCAAGTGCTTTTTACCTGAGATATTATGAAGTTAACTGTTTTTGCGGGAACTGCTGGAAGAGACACTTAATTCTAATACTCCGAGCTCCAAATTACCTTTATGTCTAGGCGGCTCGTAGATTTAACATTCAGGGAATTGATGAATGCATCTACTCTTTTTGAAAAGGGGAAATATGAAAAGGCCCTTGAGAAACTTAATAAAGCTGAAAAACTGGCGGAAGAGGCAAAAAGTTCGGACCTTTTGTGCCGTACCCTGCTCCACAAAGGAGAGGTTATGGATGCCATGGATAAGCCAGGCGAAGCGCTGATGCTGTATGAAAAAGCTCTGGGAATTTCGTCAAATCTTTTTTTAAATGAACCCCAGGATTCCTCCTATCAGATATATCTTTATAATTCCATTGGTCTTATTGGGAAAAATCTTGAAGATAGAGATAGTTTTTCGGCAGCGGAGAAGTCTTATGAACGTACAAATAAATATTTTGATGGGATGACACAATTCCATAATTTAGTGATTTCTCATTTTTTTCCATCCTTTAAACTTCAATTTCTCTGCTAACTTCCTAAATAAACTGTAATATAACCCTTGAGAAACAATTTTTTTGGCGTTTCTGCCAAAGAATTCTTTTACTTCTGTAATTTTTCACTGAACCTATTGACTAAAATCGACACGCTCCGCTATGTCATTCTGAACTACTCTCTCAAAAATAGATATTACTAAAGCTTAAATGGAGAAAATAATCTGAACAATTCCATAAATGACTTTTGTGGTTTCTTAAGTAAATTTAATCTTCTCATCTGAGTAAGTTTAATCCGATTTTCAATTCCTTTGTCAGTTCTAAACTTCTTCTTGTTATCCGTTTTTAGACTTTTTGAATAATAGCTTTCGATAGGGTTATTTGTCGCTGGCGCTCCTGGAAGATAATGGAACAAAGTAAGATTTAACCAGTGTTTATTGATCATCCACAATCGTTTTTGAACCTTTTCATCATATGTTCTTATATTTTCCATTAATTTATCAAAGTTATATTTTGCTTTTTCAAGACTATTACGTGGAAGATTTTCCTTTTTTCTTCTGATTTCAAGCTTTAATTTATGTCTATACTGGCAAAATTCCTTTTTTGCTTTTTTAATCCATTCTTGATGCTTTTCTTTGTTATTAATTACGTTGAGTTCTTCAGATTGAAGTTTTTGCAGAAATTTAATCTCATTCTCTCTATTATAAAATATACTTAATAACCTGTACTTCAAAAGTTCCTGTTCTATCGTTGTGTTCTTTGGAAAATCATTAACAATAAGCTTATTTAAATGCATCAAACAATATTGATGGACTAACTTATCCCTAAAAATTTCCTTTAATATATCAGGGTATCTCTTATCAAAATCCGTAACGATAAACACTGGCTCTGATGCATCAAGATTTTTCTTTAGAAATTTCTTGATGGTTTCTGGACTCTTATCTTTGAAAAGTTCATCTGCTATCGTTCTTTGAGCTTTTGCATCCAGTAAAGTTAAACGGTATTTCTGACATCTTCCTTCTTTTGGATGTTGTTCGTCATAATGCACCATATGTATATTTTCTGAATATGGAATAGTTTCCTGTTCCATTTCTTTGTAGAATGCTCTAAAAATCGTGCTTCTTGATCTTGGATATATGAAATCCATTAGATCAGAAATTCCATCATATGAAACGTTATGGTATCTGAGTAACTGGAAAAAATCATTGAATGTATCAAAAAGTAAAGTCTTCATATCTTCCCAAAAACTATAATCTTCTTCGTGTGTACTACCACAGTTTGAGCATTTATACCGACCAATGTTGATTTCCCCAAGACCGTCTTTGGTATGGGGATTATAGCCATTATGAACCATTGGAGTATTACAAATTGAACAGACGGGAGGAATTTTTCTACGAAAAATTCCTCGTGTAGTATATTCATAATCGTTTCCAAAACAACCAAAAACGTCTAAGAGAGCATGGAGCTCAGAAAAGTTATTAAGTGTAAGATTTATAGTCACCATTGCTTCTGCCGTAACATCATTACATAATTATAGGATTATAATTTTGTGTAGTGATGTTACACTTACTTTTATCACTAGATTTTGGGACTGAGTCGATGGGATACTTGATGCATATAATAAACTGATTGCGGAGCAGCCTGAAAATCCTGAGTATTTGTTGAATTATTTAAAAACCTTGAAAAATTTTGGGGCTTATTTTTTAATTATCGGTCAACCTGAAAAGCAAATTCCGCTTACCAACAGTACCCTGGAAACTTTCAAGAAAATATTAATTCTCCAGCCCGAGAATCAGAAAATTTTAGAACAACTTGATTTATTCGTGAAGAAGCTTGGAGAAGAATATCTGGAAAATGGGCTTTTTGAAGATGCGAAAAAAGTCTATGACCAGTTACAGGAAATTTACAGGACTCTTCTTGAAAAAGATCCTGATAACGAGCTTGTACTTCATTATCTTATTTTCTCCTATGGGTACTTAGGAGACCTCCATTCGAAACAGGGGTACCCTGAAAAAATGGAAGAAATTTACCTGCAGGCTCTTTCAATAGTAGAAGACAACTTACGCAAAAACCCTGAGGACGTTGCATTTCTCGTTAACAGAGGTAAAATTTACGAGGAAATCGGGATCGATTATTCTGAATCAGGAGACCCCGAAAAAGCAAACTCGTTTTATGAAAAAGCGCTCGCAAACTTTGAAAATATGAAAGGGAAATACCTGGATGACCCGGATTATCAGTTTAAACTTATAGAAACTTTTGGCAACCTTGGGAAACTTTTTGCAAAAATAAAGAGCATCGAGAAAGCAAAACAATGCTATATGCATGAAATTGAAATTTATGATTCCCTCTTCGAAAATGATCCCGAGGATGAAGACCTCAAAATGGAGATTATCGACACCTTAATGGAGATAGGGAACCTCTATGCTGAAGCAGGAGATACGGAGCCGGCAAAAGAATACTATGAGAAGGCGATTGAGGGATACGAAATGCTGCTTTCCGAAAACCCGGAGTCAACTGATTTTGAGATTGGTATTTCGGACGTCCTTACCGCTCTTGGGGACATGTTTGCAAAAGTGGGGCGCGAAGATATGGAACCCGAAGAGGAAGCCGAAGATGCAGAACTTGAAATTGCTCGGGAATACTACGAAAAAGCCCTCAAACTAAACGAAAAAGAATTTGGACGATATCCTGACGATTTAACATGCCAGGATGAGCTTGTCAGGACGCTGGGCAGAATTGGAGATTCATTTGCAGCTCAGGAAAGGTACATAGATGTGATTCCATTTTACCGGCGCATTATCGAGATCAAGGAACAGGCAGTAAAAGATAATCCCGATGAATGGATCTATATAATGACTCTTACTAATTACCTGTATCAGCTAGGGTATTTTTATGGAAAAATTGGAGAAACGGAACTGGAAAAGGAACAATATTCAAAGGCTGCTGAACTTTTCTCCAGAGTATTGCACGATGAAAAACTCTCGCTTCCAGTGAAACAAATCCTGGCTACTGATGTTCAGTTCCATGGGATAAACCTGCTTAATTCCAGAAAATTTGACAGTGCGAAAGAAGCCCTGGACACTACCCTTAAGTTTTTTGAAAGCCAGTATGAAAAAGACCCGGAAGAGCCGGAAAACTATCCTTTCATCTGTGAAGCCCTCTTCCAGAGCGGAAGGCTGCAACAAGCCCTGGAACACTTTGAAGAAGCGGCTAAAATCTTTGATTTGATGCTCTCAATAGTGGAAAAATTGATTGAATCAGATCCCGAAAATCCCGAAGCAAGGGAAAAAGCAGGAATCAGTTATACCGACGCCGGAGAAGTGTATTCTCTTATCGGAGAGTATGAAAAGTCAGAGCAGGCTTTTGAAAGATCCCTGGAAATAAATATAGCTCTCCTTGATGAAGAGCCGGAGAATCCCATATATAAGATAAACCAGGCGGAAACATTTGAGAAATATGCAAAGTTACTCTCAAAACTGGGCAGAAGTGAGGAAGCAGAGGATTACAACAAAAAATCCGAGGAAATACACAGGAAACTGGCTGAAGAGGACTTAGGTGAAATGGATAAAGATGAATAAAAATGATATTTTAAACTTAGTGCCTATCCGAAAAGTCGGTAATGCGATCGAAAAGTTACAGCAGGTCTATAATAGCAGGGCATCCTCTTCGGTTTTGCATATTGCTAATGGTAAGTTACAATAGGTCATAACACTTTTCGGATAGGCTCTTAGTGCCTATCCGAAAAGTCGGTAATGCGATCGAAAAGTTACAGCAGGTCTATAATAGCAGGGCGTCCTCTTCGGTTTTGCATATTGCTAATGGTAAGTTACAGTAGGTCACAACACTTTTCGGATAGGCTCTTAGGTGAATGGATAAAGATGAATAAAAATGATATTTTAAAAACCATGTAGACCTGTGATGTTATGCACATAATTTAGGGTTAACAGTAGATATTATACAATTTTTGGGAGTTAAATGTTTTGGTGGTGAGTTGAATAAACAGGATTAAGCCTTATTTTCCGATTACTGTGAATAACGATTAAGCGTGTGGAAGGTTTTAATAGGCTGAAATATTTAAGAAATCATGTTTTATCCGCTTGTTCAGCTAAAAACTCCCCGTGACATGCATAAGGTTTGCACCAACAGCCTAATACTTTGCCCTTGAGTCTTGATATTGTCATGTGAGCTTCAAACACAAACGTTACCATTTATGCATGTCCCAATAGGATTACCTCAAATGGAGAAGGTAGCGTATACGCAATTCGTGGTATAGCTTCTTGTCGCACCTGCGGAAAGTCACATATATTCAATCAGCGCAAATATTATCATGAAGACCATAACCAAGCTCAGGATTCTTTATCCAATATGGACTGTTATAAGCATATTCTCATTGCTATACGCACCGACACTCACTAACGAATCTACATTTTTCAAACTTGGTCAATTAGGTCAGATAATTGTACAACTGTTCCAGATAGCGGTTGCATTATTGCTGTATGAATTTTTCGAGAAGACCGATAAGGTACAGGCATCGATGATTGTCATATTCGGTCTCTTAGGAGTACCTCTCGCATTGATGGGAATACTCATTCCTGAAGCATCACACTTAGCAGAGGTGTTCTGGGGACTGTGGCTTATACCCATTGGTACGCTAGTTATCAGATCAAGAATGTTCCCAAAATGGGTGGGATATTTTTTATATCTAGGATCTTTAGGATATTTAGGGGGAACAATCTCATTTTTCCTTATAGGATTTGTGCCAGCTTACGTTGAGGCCTTCACAATGGGTGAGCTTATTTGGGTGCTATGGATAACCATCATAGGTGCTAAAGAAATTCAGAAGTGACTGTGAATGGAGCTTGGGGAGAAATATTCCTGGATCATGTAATAGCTGCTGCAGTACTTGACCGTATACTCCATCATTGCACTACGATTAACATAAAAGGAGGGAGCTATAGGCTAAAAGAAAGGAAGAAACAGGGAATAAAAACTGTAATTCCATACACTTAATTCTACAGAAGTTCTTGAAAAATTGAGCAAACTTTATATCAAAAGGTGGGGAATTTTAAACCGCCCGAAGTGGGGAAAAGTAAACCGCAGTTGACACCGTATCCGCTTCTCTGGGAACAGGGATTTTTAATGCCGTTAGCCCTAAGTTTTTCCAAAGATATTCATGCGAATAATTGTCGAATCTTAATCAAATACATCATCCAACGGTATATAATCATCTGCTTTTTTCTTTTCCGGATCATTTTCTCTGATGCCTTAGCTACCTTTTCAGGTTTCAGGGTCATGAAAGCAGGAGCTCTTATATTATTGTCTTTGTTATCCTGAAATGATGTTGCCATTGACCCAGGGAGTAATAGTCCTACCTTGATGTTGCAGGGTCTCAACTCCTCACGCAAACCTTCGGTAAAGCCTGCCAAAGCAAATTTGGTTGCAGCGTAAACACTGTTCTCTGCCAGTGATATTTTGCTAAAAAGAGACCCGACATTCAGGATATATCCACAATCGCTCTTTTTGATCAAAGGAAGTAACGCTTTTGTACAATAATAAGCTCCGAAGAAATTGACTTCGAAATGCTTTCTCATTTCCTGATTCGACAGTTTTTCAGAGACTTCATAGGTTCCAAATCCTGCATTGTTGATAAGGACATCAACACATGTAAAATTGTTCTCTATTATTGATCTCATCCGAAGCACCTCCTTTTCGGAAGAAATGTCACATTGGATGATGCAGGGTGCATGAGCTGTCAGTGTTTCTATTTCCGTTTGTACCTTCCGTAAAAGTGATTCGGTACGGGCTATCAGAATAACATTTGCGTTCTTCCGGCTCAGGTGCAGTGCAAGTTCCCTTCCAAGACCCTTAGAAGCACCGGTTATCACGATGTTCTTTCCATCAATTTTCATGTAATTCTCCTGATAGCATATCGTTGGATTTTGGATTCAATTTGTCGGGCATAGATCATTATCCCGATAAAGCCGGCTGTTGAAGCCCCGACGAATCCTCCCACGCCGTGTCCTATAACATTAGAGATAATGGTTTCCGGGAAAGGGATAACATAGTAGTTCAATGCGGCTGTGATTAATCCGCTTACAATTCCTCCCACGGAGGCTATCTTCAGAGCTTCACTAACAATGTCTTTCATGTTCATTTTACCCACATTGCCTTTCATGTTCATTTCACTTACATTGTCTTTCATATTCATTTCACCTCAGTGTTGAGCCTCGACGAACCTTTCGGAAGTTTTTCATCTTCCAGGTACTTCTCGATCAGTTCATCTACCCACTGAATCAGACTGTCAAACAGGAGTTCATATTGCCTCATAATAGATTCAGGACCTACGGGGACATTGGGAAAACTAGCAATATCCTCTCCAACATCTCTTTTTCCACTGTAGAAAAATTGTCTGAGATTCCTCAACATTTCCAATCCGGTACCCTTATCAACAAGGTCCAAATTGAAAACAAAAGCATTAAAATCGAAGTAGATCTTTCCCGGGTTCTCTGAGAACTGGTCCATCAATTCCAAAAGGTATTCAGAACCTGATTCAGTAAGAGTGTAAATCACTTTTTCCGGCATATTTCCTTCTTTTACTGCACTTGTGGAAAGGTAACCTTTTGATGAAAGTTTCTTTAAGTTTTGATAGATGGTCGGAGTGCCCACTTTAAGCCATTTCTTCACGCAGATGTGTTCTACGAATTTTGTAAGCTCATAAGCACTCATCGGTTCTTTTTTTAGTTGTCCGAGTATTATCAGATCGATAGGCGACATATTATTTGTTCTCCCGTTTATCTGAATTGAAGATGCATTATTATAGTATGGTCAATACTACTATGGTCCATCGTAATATAAATAATTATTCATTTGTAGGAAAAAAGAGAGATAGAAAAGGTTTTTTTGCAGGGGTATTCTCATAGGTTCATTGTAGGACTATTTGGAAATGCAGTGGTTACGATGACTTTTAGGTGGCTACACAATAAAATAGTGGAAATTCTAACACATGGTTGATTTTTAAACACAAAAATAATTGTTTTCGAACATCTGTTATTATTTTTTTCCTTAGTTTGATGGATATATTGCCTTTTTTATCTTTTCGTGTTGAGCTCATCCCAAAACCTATTCTATCCCTGCATCGGTCAAAATTTCAGAATTATTTTCATTCTGTGACTTGATTGACTATTTCAGATTCAAGATTCGGAGTGCTGATTTTGAGTTTTGGGATAAGCTCGTAATATATACTATGCAGCGGTTTTCTTCGTCGTCGTCAAAAGCCCAAAATTTCACTTATATTTAATTTCATGCATCTTCGGTTGAGTGAGGAATCGTGATAAATTGCCTCCATTCTCACAACAATTGTCAATAATTTTAATGTGTTGTGGACTGGAACTGGGTATCGATTTCATGTAATAAGGCCAAAATTTAAGGCAGCCTTTTGGTGCAAAATCGATAGCTTTCAGGCAAGAAAATTCCTTAACCGATGACCAATGTATTTAATTTCATAATTTCAGGAATCTTGTCTTTCCATAACGGATTTTGTGAAAAATTATCTCTTGCTTCTTTACTGTAATAAATATTAATCAATATCAAATCTGAGCATGATACGTTATCTAAAAGGTAATAATCTGCTGCTCTTCTGCTGGATAACCATTTTAATATGAACTTGTCATTTTTGAGCTCTGCTATCTTCACAATTCAACCTCTCATATCTTCATAGCATCAATCCCTAAGAGGCTGTCTTAAAATTCAAATCATTTCTACATTTGGGTGGTACGCATTGTTGATCTTAAGTTTACTCCACAAATTAATTAGATCTTACTTATTCGCTCGATGCATAATATCAAATGCATTAGACATCATGGTTAAAATTTAAACTTTAGACATTTAACGGTTCAATTCTACCGTTTTTCAATCCAAATACATGAGTCCTATCCCAATTGTATAATCAAATTGAATTTTAAGACACGCTCTAAGTCTAAATTATGCACAAAACCTTCCGAGAATTTAACGGCAAAACTTACATGCTCGATGAGCTGAGCTATTTCGGACTTGATAAATCCAATGCCGAGAAAAGAAAAGCCATGATAAAAAAGAGCGGGCTTGGGGCCAGATGTATAAAAAAAGCAAATGGCAAATACGTAATATACCGCGAATATACCGGCGATATAAAAGAAGAAGACGGCTCTTCGCTGTTTCGGGTAGGGTAAAAATACTTGCTTTATTATGACATTTCTATACTTGATTTATTCATGTGTGAATCTCACTCGATTCTGATTCAACGTTTTTCAAAAAGGTAAATTCCGGAATATTTCTTTCTTCAATTTTTGTATTGATTTTTCCGAAGGAAAATCAAGAATTCTTTTCTCGTAAAAACTCACGGATTCATTTATCAGGCTTCTATGGTCCGAAATATATTTAGGGAACCTTGAGTCCAGGGTAAATGTGTAAGCCCAGTCTTCTTCCGATCTTATGGACCTTCCAATACTCTGGCACACTGAAATAGCAGTTTTGTATTGATAAAAAAATTTGTCTTTGTCCTTTCTTGTTGAAATGTAAAGATCACTTATATCAGGATACGGAACTTTAATCAAAATTTGAAACCTCGAGGAATCATCTGCAAGGTCTACGCCCTCTGTCATTGAAGGGGTGCAAAGCACGGTAGGTTCAGGGGATTCAAGATGGTGGCTCAGAACCTCGAGCCTGTTTTGCTGGTTGTGTGTTAAAATTCGGGAATGTCCTTCTTTACAATGTGATTTTAAGTATTTCGAGATCTCGGAATTTGATGTATGAATGATTCCTTTATACTTCGGGAACATTGATAATATGACATCCACAGCCGCTACCAGGTTTGTCCACAAAATCCGGTCGTTATTCAGAACCAGGTTTTCAAAATTCAGTTTGCCTATGGAAAGATGATATACTCCATGGTTTTCCGGGGGGAATGTCGAAGGAATCGGGATGAAAACCGTATCTTCAGGATTAAGTCCCATATTCCCGGCAAAGTAAGAACAATCAAGGACAGTGGCAGACAGTATTACACGGATTTTTCCAAACCTGAAGAATTTGCCTTCAGCGTATTCGTTAATGAAAATGGGTCTGAAATTAACGGACTCGATTTCCTTATCTTTTTCTTTTTCTTTGATGTCTATTATCCAGTTGGATGGATTTTTCCAGTATTCTAACAAAAATCTCGCAATTTTGCTATGCAAGTTTACTAATTTATTGAGCCTCTCAACCCTGAGCTGGGCTTCATATTTCGGCCTTTCACTTCGGTCTTTTTGTGATCTGGCAACCAGGGATGAAATATTATCTTCATTACCTTGTTTTTCTTTTAGCCTTGCTTTGCAAACGTCAATTAAATCTTCAATTCTGCTATCAACTTTGTTCCGGATAATTTTTACAATCCTGTGAAGCTCTTTTTCAGGATAATTTAATTTTTCCAGGTTGATAACTTCTTTTGCTATTTCTTCAGGAATCGTTTTTTTAATGTTTTCCAACCAGAACGAATATACTTCCAGCTTTTCCTTCATTGTAAGCTCTATGTCCCCGAGGTCCGGGAAGTTAGAACCCGGAAGAAAGTTTAAATTCCTATTCGAAAACGTGAATTTTATGAAATTCGCGATCTGGAATTCTATGTTATGTCCTTCGTCAGCGATTAAGACTTCCCGTTCCCCAAAGTCGCCCACATAATTGGATTCGATTAAAAAATAATTATAGTTAAAAATCGTGATTGGCGAGTTTAAACCTTTCATCTTCTGGACATAATACTCGCATCTCTCATGTTCCGCAGTTTTCCAGCACAAACCCCCTCTGCTGGAAGAAAAGCCTGCAAAACGACTACTCTGATTGTCTTTACCTTGTTCTTCATAAACCAGATCGCATTTGACGGTTTTTCTGTCACATTCCGGTATTACCTCCAGTTTTTCCAGCATTTTATGCTTTTTATTTTCGCTGTCCTCGTCTTCCTCTTCATCTACCGAAAGCTTGCAAAGGCCTTCAGAACAAGGGTAACCGGACCCATCCTCTCTTTTTTCTCCCATTTCCTTTAATGCTTTACAGGTCCAGTTCCCTCTTCCGGTAACTTCATTTACATATTGGGGATAATCTTCAATGTATTGTTTCTGGAGAGATTTCTGGTTGGTGCAGATGTAGGCACTTTTAAAATACCTGGCAATTGCAATAGACAGCGCAGTTTTTCCCGAACCCGTTGGAGCCTGAATTATAAAATTTATTTTTCCCCTGTCAAGTCCTTCCTGAATTTTATCTAAAACGTATCCCTGATGTCCCCTGAACTCTACATGAGGGAAAAAGTCTTTCATGACCATAGAAATTCCAGTTTAGGTTTATACCTACTGTGCTTATTTATATAGTAAATATGAAACGATATATATACATATGCATAAGCGGCTACCGGAATCACCTACCTTACAGGGACGTCCGCAGAGCTAAAGTTACCATCAGGTAATTCGGGTAATTAGAGTAAATAGGGAAACTGTTTTTCCATTATCCCTAAATTCTAAATATCCCTAGTTCCAATTTGTCTTCATGTCCAGACAAGCTGAGGATTTACTGGTTAGGACTTTAAATGATGTGTCTTCTCTATTTGGAAAGGAGAGGTACAAAAAAGCCCTTGAAAAACTTGATAAAGCCGAAAAACTGGCGGAAAAAACAAAGAGGACGGACATCCTGTGCCGGGTTCTACTGCAAAAGGGAGCGATAATGACTGCCATGGGTAAGCCGGAAGAGGGCCAGGACCTGTACGATAAAGCCCTGGATATTTTCAGGACTTCCGATTTAAATGAGCCAGAGAGTTCTGTTCTTAAATCTACCCTTTCTAATACCTTTAGTGAGCTTGCAAGACACTTTAAAATGACAGATAGTATCGAAAATGCAGAAAAGTGTTACATGAACGAAATAAAAGTCTACGAGATTCTTCTGGAGAAGGATCCCGAAGATGAGGACTCAAACCTGGAAATTGCCAGAATTTTCAAAGCTATTGGGGATCTATATGAGTATTTTAAGCCAGAAGAGATGGACCCCGAAACTGAAAGGCAGTATTACAAAAAAATTCTGGACATAAGGGAGAAAGCCTTTGAACTGCTTCCTGATAGTGAGACCTATATATATGGTCTGGCCAATGCCCTTAGAAATCTTGTTGATTATTATATAAT containing:
- a CDS encoding cation diffusion facilitator family transporter gives rise to the protein MLGAKASKNATLTLVFLSILKGVVGFYSGSASLIADAIHTSLDIFTSLAVWIGLKLSMRGSEEKFPYGYYKADNLVSLFVSIIILFSGVELVREALLNIASPVEIKLQGIALGTAVFSVIAMYALSQYKFKVGKQIDSQALIADALHSYTDVFSSLIVAITIIGSLLGVLWLDSAGVLVISLMIFKLGIGMAKDSILTLMDAWLDKDSIERIRQNVGSIQGVKTVDEIRLRKSGLVVFGEIEIEIEGDASLKRVEMLFEEIEKTVKNEVKNLEHLVVNVKPEKISVMKIAVPVLMQEGLHSKVSRHFSKAPYFIFIELENNDIISWDVSENPAAGLEKKKGLKAAEFLKDQGVNVLIAGEIGEAPFHTLRDNFVKLLQMPEEIEDVEQVVKKVSELNTLTAPTE
- a CDS encoding tetratricopeptide repeat protein — translated: MNASTLFEKGKYEKALEKLNKAEKLAEEAKSSDLLCRTLLHKGEVMDAMDKPGEALMLYEKALGISSNLFLNEPQDSSYQIYLYNSIGLIGKNLEDRDSFSAAEKSYERTNKYFDGMTQFHNLVISHFFPSFKLQFLC
- a CDS encoding ISNCY-like element ISMac19 family transposase: MVTINLTLNNFSELHALLDVFGCFGNDYEYTTRGIFRRKIPPVCSICNTPMVHNGYNPHTKDGLGEINIGRYKCSNCGSTHEEDYSFWEDMKTLLFDTFNDFFQLLRYHNVSYDGISDLMDFIYPRSRSTIFRAFYKEMEQETIPYSENIHMVHYDEQHPKEGRCQKYRLTLLDAKAQRTIADELFKDKSPETIKKFLKKNLDASEPVFIVTDFDKRYPDILKEIFRDKLVHQYCLMHLNKLIVNDFPKNTTIEQELLKYRLLSIFYNRENEIKFLQKLQSEELNVINNKEKHQEWIKKAKKEFCQYRHKLKLEIRRKKENLPRNSLEKAKYNFDKLMENIRTYDEKVQKRLWMINKHWLNLTLFHYLPGAPATNNPIESYYSKSLKTDNKKKFRTDKGIENRIKLTQMRRLNLLKKPQKSFMELFRLFSPFKL
- a CDS encoding tetratricopeptide repeat protein; the protein is MKKLGEEYLENGLFEDAKKVYDQLQEIYRTLLEKDPDNELVLHYLIFSYGYLGDLHSKQGYPEKMEEIYLQALSIVEDNLRKNPEDVAFLVNRGKIYEEIGIDYSESGDPEKANSFYEKALANFENMKGKYLDDPDYQFKLIETFGNLGKLFAKIKSIEKAKQCYMHEIEIYDSLFENDPEDEDLKMEIIDTLMEIGNLYAEAGDTEPAKEYYEKAIEGYEMLLSENPESTDFEIGISDVLTALGDMFAKVGREDMEPEEEAEDAELEIAREYYEKALKLNEKEFGRYPDDLTCQDELVRTLGRIGDSFAAQERYIDVIPFYRRIIEIKEQAVKDNPDEWIYIMTLTNYLYQLGYFYGKIGETELEKEQYSKAAELFSRVLHDEKLSLPVKQILATDVQFHGINLLNSRKFDSAKEALDTTLKFFESQYEKDPEEPENYPFICEALFQSGRLQQALEHFEEAAKIFDLMLSIVEKLIESDPENPEAREKAGISYTDAGEVYSLIGEYEKSEQAFERSLEINIALLDEEPENPIYKINQAETFEKYAKLLSKLGRSEEAEDYNKKSEEIHRKLAEEDLGEMDKDE
- a CDS encoding DUF4326 domain-containing protein, which encodes MVTFVFEAHMTISRLKGKVLGCWCKPYACHGEFLAEQADKT
- a CDS encoding DUF4386 domain-containing protein, which produces MKTITKLRILYPIWTVISIFSLLYAPTLTNESTFFKLGQLGQIIVQLFQIAVALLLYEFFEKTDKVQASMIVIFGLLGVPLALMGILIPEASHLAEVFWGLWLIPIGTLVIRSRMFPKWVGYFLYLGSLGYLGGTISFFLIGFVPAYVEAFTMGELIWVLWITIIGAKEIQK
- a CDS encoding SDR family NAD(P)-dependent oxidoreductase, which gives rise to MKIDGKNIVITGASKGLGRELALHLSRKNANVILIARTESLLRKVQTEIETLTAHAPCIIQCDISSEKEVLRMRSIIENNFTCVDVLINNAGFGTYEVSEKLSNQEMRKHFEVNFFGAYYCTKALLPLIKKSDCGYILNVGSLFSKISLAENSVYAATKFALAGFTEGLREELRPCNIKVGLLLPGSMATSFQDNKDNNIRAPAFMTLKPEKVAKASEKMIRKRKKQMIIYRWMMYLIKIRQLFA
- a CDS encoding PadR family transcriptional regulator, which produces MSPIDLIILGQLKKEPMSAYELTKFVEHICVKKWLKVGTPTIYQNLKKLSSKGYLSTSAVKEGNMPEKVIYTLTESGSEYLLELMDQFSENPGKIYFDFNAFVFNLDLVDKGTGLEMLRNLRQFFYSGKRDVGEDIASFPNVPVGPESIMRQYELLFDSLIQWVDELIEKYLEDEKLPKGSSRLNTEVK